One genomic segment of Alkalimarinus alittae includes these proteins:
- a CDS encoding ABC transporter permease subunit: MNDQVVKKTPNVDFNTPQLLRYRKLRAFKDKLAQVSIGMGGVSVIVAITLIFFYLLYEVMPLFQPAHMSQVAQYEMPVSDNGVKANTVYLAMEEQAEKAIRVTDTGDVIFFNVQDGSAKTTLMLPVPDGVKVTSFSEAATGSHLVIAGLSDGTALVFKHRYKMTFPNDVRVITPVIEYPYGAEPIALDDNGRAIKNVVLRDSESAMLVVGLNADNALFSSYFSKEEDFLSGEVTLEASRVAMPNLNGDIVDMQVGPDLRWLYLATSKGKLDVYDLVDHDSPLLNSRVDLTDGKHQITSLELLLGGISVLAADSSGKVSQWFMVRDDSNEYSLKKVRRFEHSDAAVSGIAPEHRRKGFIVSNDEGYVSVFNATAHRKLLDEKVSDGKINHISIAPRANFLMFEDANAQLVLWHVENEHPEVSWQALWEEVWYEGYQEPDYIWQSSAANNDFEPKYSLMPLAFGTLKAAFYAMLIATPLAICGALYTAYFMAPRLRRKVKPAIELMEALPTVILGFLAGLFFAPFMEVHLPGIFSWLLITPLSIVLFGYVWANLPESIRHKIPEGWDPLLLVPWIALVSWFCFEMSPVLELWFFDGDMRNWLTNDLGINFDQRNAMVVGAAMGFAVIPTIFSITEDAIFSVPKHLSYGSLALGATPWQTMIRVVLPTASPGIFSAVMIGMGRAVGETMIVLMATGNTPIMDVNIFEGMRTLSANIAVEMPESEVGGSHYRILFLAAFVLFLFTFVVNTLAEYVRQRLRNKYSVI; this comes from the coding sequence ATGAATGATCAAGTTGTTAAAAAGACCCCTAATGTAGACTTTAATACGCCCCAGTTGCTTCGTTACCGTAAGCTTCGCGCGTTTAAAGACAAGCTCGCTCAGGTTTCAATTGGTATGGGCGGCGTGAGTGTTATCGTCGCGATCACGCTGATCTTCTTCTATTTACTTTATGAAGTGATGCCGTTGTTTCAACCTGCTCATATGAGTCAAGTTGCCCAGTATGAAATGCCGGTCAGCGATAACGGCGTGAAAGCGAATACCGTTTATCTGGCAATGGAAGAGCAAGCCGAAAAAGCAATTCGGGTAACCGATACGGGCGATGTTATATTTTTTAATGTACAAGATGGTAGCGCCAAGACCACTCTGATGTTACCTGTACCGGATGGGGTGAAAGTGACGAGCTTTTCAGAAGCCGCGACAGGTAGTCACCTAGTGATTGCGGGGTTATCTGATGGCACCGCGCTTGTATTTAAACACCGTTATAAAATGACCTTCCCCAATGATGTTCGCGTCATTACGCCTGTTATCGAGTATCCCTACGGTGCCGAGCCTATTGCATTAGACGATAACGGCCGCGCCATAAAAAATGTCGTGTTAAGGGATTCAGAGTCCGCCATGTTGGTGGTGGGGCTAAATGCAGATAACGCGTTATTTTCAAGTTACTTTAGTAAAGAAGAAGATTTCTTGAGTGGTGAAGTGACACTTGAGGCCTCCAGAGTTGCGATGCCAAACCTTAATGGTGATATTGTTGATATGCAGGTAGGACCCGATCTTCGATGGCTTTACTTGGCGACCTCTAAAGGTAAGCTTGACGTGTATGATCTGGTTGACCATGACAGCCCACTGTTAAATAGCCGGGTTGACCTGACGGACGGCAAGCATCAAATAACCTCACTAGAGCTATTATTAGGTGGGATTTCTGTTTTAGCCGCAGACTCCAGCGGTAAAGTATCTCAATGGTTTATGGTGAGGGATGATAGTAATGAGTACTCACTAAAGAAGGTACGACGCTTTGAGCACAGTGATGCGGCGGTGAGTGGCATTGCGCCAGAGCATCGGCGTAAAGGCTTTATTGTGAGTAATGACGAAGGGTATGTTTCGGTTTTTAACGCCACTGCGCATCGGAAGTTACTGGATGAAAAAGTCAGTGATGGGAAAATAAACCATATTTCTATTGCCCCTCGCGCAAACTTCCTAATGTTTGAGGATGCCAACGCGCAGCTAGTGCTATGGCATGTTGAGAATGAGCATCCAGAAGTCTCTTGGCAAGCGTTATGGGAAGAGGTCTGGTACGAGGGTTATCAAGAACCTGATTATATCTGGCAGTCATCTGCGGCTAATAACGATTTTGAACCTAAATATAGTTTAATGCCTCTGGCGTTTGGAACATTAAAAGCCGCTTTCTATGCGATGCTGATCGCGACGCCACTGGCTATTTGTGGTGCACTTTATACCGCTTATTTTATGGCCCCTCGCTTGCGTCGTAAGGTTAAACCCGCGATTGAGCTGATGGAGGCGCTACCGACTGTTATTTTGGGCTTCTTGGCAGGGTTGTTCTTTGCACCTTTTATGGAAGTTCATTTACCCGGTATCTTCAGCTGGTTGCTCATCACTCCTTTATCGATTGTGCTTTTTGGATATGTTTGGGCCAACCTACCTGAGTCTATTCGGCATAAGATTCCTGAGGGCTGGGACCCGCTCTTACTGGTGCCTTGGATTGCACTAGTGAGTTGGTTCTGTTTCGAAATGAGCCCTGTTCTGGAATTGTGGTTTTTTGATGGCGATATGCGTAATTGGTTGACCAACGATCTAGGTATCAACTTTGATCAACGTAATGCCATGGTCGTGGGGGCTGCGATGGGGTTTGCTGTTATCCCGACGATCTTCTCGATCACAGAAGATGCTATTTTTAGCGTACCTAAACATTTGAGTTACGGTTCACTGGCGCTTGGGGCAACCCCTTGGCAGACTATGATTCGAGTCGTACTTCCAACGGCGAGCCCGGGTATCTTCTCAGCCGTAATGATTGGTATGGGGCGGGCAGTGGGTGAAACCATGATTGTGTTAATGGCGACCGGTAATACGCCGATTATGGATGTGAATATCTTTGAAGGGATGAGAACCCTGTCAGCCAATATCGCAGTTGAAATGCCTGAGTCGGAAGTCGGCGGGTCTCACTATCGTATTTTATTCTTAGCGGCGTTTGTTCTGTTCTTATTTACCTTTGTTGTGAATACATTGGCTGAGTATGTAAGGCAACGGCTTCGCAATAAGTACAGCGTGATTTAA